The following proteins are co-located in the Noviherbaspirillum sp. UKPF54 genome:
- the tatC gene encoding twin-arginine translocase subunit TatC, protein MSDEQQTTGEGDTFISHLVELRNRIMKASIAVIVVFLGMMPWAGKIYDFLAQPMMAALPAGSKMIATGVITPFLIPVKVTLLVAFLIALPIVLYQAWAFIAPGLYEHEKKLVAPLVVSSSILFITGVAFCYFFVFGVIFKFINEFAPKSIAVAPDIESYFGFVMTLFIAFGITFEVPIVVIVLVRLGLVTVEKLRAIRPYVIVGAFVVAAIVTPPDIMSQLLLAVPICLLYEAGLLVAPMFVRATQAPDEAASEETT, encoded by the coding sequence ATGAGCGACGAACAACAAACCACGGGTGAGGGCGACACCTTCATCTCGCATCTGGTGGAGCTGCGCAATCGCATCATGAAGGCGTCGATTGCGGTCATCGTGGTGTTCCTGGGCATGATGCCGTGGGCCGGCAAGATCTACGACTTTCTGGCGCAGCCGATGATGGCGGCGCTCCCCGCCGGCAGCAAGATGATCGCCACCGGCGTGATCACGCCATTCCTCATCCCGGTGAAGGTGACGCTGCTCGTGGCCTTCCTGATCGCGCTGCCGATCGTGCTGTACCAGGCCTGGGCCTTCATTGCGCCCGGTTTGTACGAGCATGAAAAGAAGCTGGTGGCGCCGCTGGTGGTGTCGTCGTCCATCCTGTTCATTACCGGCGTGGCATTTTGCTACTTCTTCGTGTTTGGCGTGATTTTCAAGTTCATCAACGAATTCGCGCCGAAGTCGATCGCCGTTGCGCCGGACATTGAAAGCTATTTCGGCTTCGTGATGACCTTGTTCATCGCGTTCGGCATCACCTTCGAAGTGCCGATCGTGGTCATCGTGCTGGTACGGCTGGGCCTGGTCACAGTGGAAAAGCTCAGGGCGATCCGGCCTTATGTGATCGTCGGCGCGTTTGTGGTTGCGGCGATCGTCACGCCGCCCGATATCATGAGTCAGCTGCTGCTGGCCGTGCCGATTTGCCTGTTGTACGAAGCCGGGCTGCTGGTGGCGCCCATGTTCGTGCGCGCGACGCAGGCACCTGACGAAGCCGCGTCGGAGGAAACAACCTGA
- a CDS encoding DUF2461 domain-containing protein gives MHIRDLIQFLGELSENNNRAWFVMNKPRYDILRAEFLELVGKLIAEISKFDPEVAGCNPKKALFRINRDIRFSHDKSPYKTAFSASITASGLKKPSQGGGPAYYFHIDASGTLLAAGGEYMPPPDRLRTIRQHVIEDAAGFGKVLKNKKLKDAFGDLQDEGKLSRPPKGFSPDAPHIEYIKHKSFIVWKETSLKKKIPADVGKELAAEFRNAYPLIAWLRQAK, from the coding sequence ATGCATATTCGTGACCTGATCCAGTTCCTCGGCGAGCTGTCGGAGAACAACAACCGCGCCTGGTTCGTGATGAACAAACCGCGCTATGACATCCTGCGCGCAGAATTTCTCGAACTAGTGGGAAAACTAATCGCGGAAATCAGCAAGTTCGATCCCGAAGTCGCCGGTTGCAATCCGAAAAAAGCGCTGTTTCGCATCAATCGCGATATTCGCTTCTCGCATGACAAGAGCCCGTACAAGACTGCATTTTCCGCCTCCATCACGGCAAGCGGCTTGAAGAAGCCAAGCCAGGGCGGCGGCCCCGCCTATTACTTCCACATCGATGCGAGCGGAACTTTGCTGGCGGCCGGTGGCGAATACATGCCGCCTCCGGATCGCTTGCGCACGATTCGCCAGCATGTGATTGAGGATGCTGCCGGCTTCGGCAAGGTCTTGAAGAACAAGAAACTGAAAGATGCTTTCGGCGACTTGCAGGACGAAGGCAAGCTCAGCCGCCCGCCCAAGGGCTTTTCTCCCGACGCTCCGCACATCGAGTACATCAAGCACAAGAGCTTCATCGTGTGGAAGGAGACAAGCCTGAAGAAAAAGATTCCTGCCGACGTCGGTAAGGAACTGGCGGCCGAATTCAGAAACGCGTATCCGCTGATCGCCTGGTTACGGCAGGCAAAATAA
- a CDS encoding Do family serine endopeptidase has protein sequence MRRLWLLFAQTVTVGLAVWFIVASLKPEWAKDLVSGARTTRIATSSVPVMEAPEHSAPAQNSYRDAARRAMPAVVNIFTTKGTRQPQSPFMDDPLFRRFFGEQQEEKQFSLGSGVVVSTQGYVLTNNHVIETADEIEVALADGRKASGKLVGADPETDLAVIKVDIPNLPSITLGHAEQARVGDVVLAIGNPFGVGQTVTMGIVSALGRNHLGINTFENFIQTDAAINPGNSGGALIDANGNLLGINTAIYSRSGGSLGIGFAIPVTTVKTVMEAIIANGQVIRGWIGVEPQDITPELAESFGLAKKSGAIIAGVLKGGPADKAGIRPGDILVAVEGKPVTDTTDMLNLIAQLKPGNKARMTVLRRSQESTLDVVVGKRPKPRREEREEDDER, from the coding sequence ATGCGACGTCTCTGGCTATTGTTTGCCCAAACCGTCACCGTCGGTTTAGCCGTTTGGTTCATTGTAGCGAGCCTCAAGCCGGAATGGGCCAAGGACTTGGTGAGCGGCGCACGCACGACGCGCATTGCGACCTCGTCCGTGCCGGTGATGGAAGCTCCCGAACATTCGGCCCCGGCGCAGAATTCCTATCGCGATGCAGCCCGGCGTGCAATGCCGGCCGTGGTCAATATTTTCACGACCAAGGGCACGCGCCAGCCGCAAAGCCCGTTCATGGACGACCCGCTGTTTCGCCGCTTCTTCGGCGAGCAGCAGGAAGAAAAGCAGTTCAGCCTCGGTTCCGGCGTGGTGGTCAGTACGCAAGGCTATGTCTTGACCAACAATCATGTGATCGAAACGGCCGACGAGATTGAAGTGGCGCTGGCCGATGGCCGCAAGGCGTCAGGCAAACTGGTCGGCGCCGATCCGGAAACCGACCTTGCGGTGATCAAGGTCGACATACCGAACCTGCCCTCCATCACCTTGGGGCATGCGGAACAGGCCAGAGTGGGCGACGTAGTGCTCGCCATCGGCAATCCGTTTGGTGTCGGGCAAACGGTCACCATGGGAATCGTGTCGGCCCTGGGCCGCAACCACCTCGGCATCAATACCTTCGAAAACTTTATCCAGACCGATGCCGCCATCAACCCGGGCAATTCGGGCGGCGCGCTGATCGATGCCAACGGCAATCTGCTCGGGATCAACACTGCCATTTATTCCCGCAGCGGCGGCTCGCTCGGCATCGGCTTTGCGATACCTGTAACGACCGTCAAGACGGTGATGGAAGCGATCATCGCGAATGGCCAAGTCATCCGCGGCTGGATCGGCGTAGAGCCGCAAGACATCACGCCGGAACTGGCCGAGAGCTTCGGGCTGGCGAAAAAATCCGGCGCCATCATTGCCGGCGTGCTCAAGGGCGGACCGGCAGACAAGGCCGGCATAAGGCCGGGCGACATCCTGGTGGCGGTCGAGGGCAAGCCGGTGACCGATACGACCGACATGCTGAACCTGATCGCGCAGCTCAAGCCCGGCAACAAGGCCAGGATGACGGTGCTGCGCCGGAGCCAGGAGTCGACGCTGGATGTGGTCGTCGGCAAGCGCCCGAAGCCGCGCCGCGAAGAGCGGGAAGAAGACGACGAACGCTAA
- a CDS encoding Nif3-like dinuclear metal center hexameric protein: MNRSSVDRDDFAKYLEQALDINRFRDYCPNGMQVEGRVGIETIVTGVTASLALIEAAIEVNADAILVHHGYFWRGEDARIVGPKQKRLKLLLTRDINLFAYHLPLDMHPELGNNAQLGRQLGLEPRGRFGEDGLGWLGMPKDPEVKTVGDLVRVVEREVGRVPLLIGDRERPLGSVGWCTGAAQNLLGDAIAAGATVYLSGEISEPTVHLARETGVAYLACGHHATERYGIQALGRHLAETYGLAHHFIDIANPV; this comes from the coding sequence ATGAATCGAAGTTCAGTAGATAGGGATGATTTTGCAAAATATCTAGAGCAGGCGCTCGATATTAACCGCTTTCGCGATTATTGCCCAAACGGCATGCAGGTCGAAGGCAGGGTCGGGATTGAAACTATTGTAACGGGAGTCACAGCCAGCTTGGCGCTGATCGAAGCCGCCATTGAGGTAAATGCAGATGCGATTCTCGTTCACCACGGCTACTTCTGGCGCGGGGAGGATGCGAGGATTGTCGGGCCGAAGCAAAAGCGCCTGAAGTTGCTTTTAACACGAGATATCAACCTCTTTGCCTACCATTTGCCGCTCGATATGCATCCGGAGTTGGGGAATAACGCGCAACTGGGGCGGCAGCTCGGGCTCGAGCCTCGCGGGCGGTTTGGCGAGGATGGCTTGGGATGGCTCGGTATGCCGAAAGATCCTGAGGTGAAGACGGTCGGGGACCTGGTGCGCGTCGTGGAGCGGGAGGTCGGGCGCGTTCCTCTTCTCATTGGCGACAGGGAGCGGCCACTGGGCTCGGTGGGGTGGTGCACCGGCGCGGCCCAGAATCTGCTGGGCGATGCAATCGCCGCTGGAGCCACCGTCTACCTCAGCGGCGAGATATCCGAACCGACTGTTCACCTGGCCAGGGAGACTGGCGTCGCTTATCTGGCATGCGGGCATCACGCGACCGAGCGTTACGGCATACAGGCTCTTGGACGGCACCTTGCTGAAACGTATGGCTTGGCCCATCATTTCATCGATATCGCCAACCCCGTCTGA
- a CDS encoding response regulator transcription factor: MLAESSRKQVGVLIVEDDAVTRKSLCLAIEADPALRLLAAFDSVQSTLAWLEDETADVLLTDLGLPDGSGIEIIHACVKHHPQTDIMVVTMSSDEANVLACIEAGASGYVLKDAGRVDIARAVLDLRDGGAPMSPAIARMVLAKVRDGKKEPFATSGQDSVATTLTKREAAILDLIAQGDSYGEVAKMLSVSVGTVQTHIKNIYGKLSVHSRGEAVFEAHRRGLLQLGRPRARH, translated from the coding sequence ATGTTGGCTGAATCATCGCGCAAGCAGGTCGGCGTCTTGATCGTTGAAGACGATGCGGTGACCCGCAAGTCCCTGTGTCTGGCAATTGAGGCGGATCCTGCGCTGCGGCTGCTCGCCGCCTTCGACAGCGTCCAGTCGACGCTGGCTTGGCTGGAAGACGAGACGGCCGACGTGCTGCTGACGGATCTCGGACTGCCTGACGGATCGGGCATCGAGATCATTCATGCATGTGTCAAGCATCATCCGCAAACCGACATCATGGTGGTCACGATGTCGAGTGACGAAGCCAATGTCTTGGCCTGTATCGAGGCGGGGGCGTCCGGCTATGTGCTCAAGGATGCGGGGCGGGTGGATATTGCGCGCGCGGTGCTGGACCTGCGCGACGGCGGCGCCCCCATGAGTCCCGCGATTGCCCGCATGGTGCTGGCCAAGGTGCGTGACGGGAAAAAAGAACCTTTCGCGACAAGCGGGCAGGACAGCGTCGCCACCACTCTGACCAAGCGCGAGGCGGCGATTCTCGACTTGATCGCGCAGGGCGACAGCTATGGCGAGGTTGCCAAAATGCTTTCCGTATCCGTCGGTACGGTGCAAACCCATATTAAGAACATTTACGGCAAGCTGTCCGTGCACTCGCGCGGGGAAGCGGTATTTGAAGCGCATCGGCGCGGCCTGCTTCAGTTGGGGCGGCCGAGGGCTCGCCATTAA
- the petA gene encoding ubiquinol-cytochrome c reductase iron-sulfur subunit yields MSNEKQVDSGRRGLLAATCAVGGVAGLATAGAFVSTFQPSERAKAAGAPVEVDIAGMAPGEMKTVEWRGKPVWILKRSPEMVESLKKTDAQVADPKSERNKDDLTPEYARNEYRSIKPEILVAVGICSHLGCSPSSKFQPGAQPSLPDDWQGGFLCPCHGSTFDLAGRVFKNKPAPDNLQVPRHMYLSETKLVIGKDEKGEA; encoded by the coding sequence ATGAGTAACGAAAAGCAGGTCGATTCCGGTCGACGCGGCTTGCTCGCCGCTACATGCGCGGTGGGCGGTGTGGCCGGATTGGCTACGGCGGGGGCCTTTGTGTCCACCTTCCAGCCGTCCGAGCGCGCGAAGGCTGCAGGCGCGCCGGTAGAAGTGGATATCGCCGGCATGGCGCCGGGAGAAATGAAAACGGTGGAATGGCGCGGCAAGCCCGTGTGGATCCTGAAACGCTCCCCGGAAATGGTCGAGTCGCTCAAGAAGACCGATGCCCAGGTTGCCGATCCGAAGTCCGAGCGCAACAAGGATGACCTGACGCCGGAATACGCACGTAACGAATACCGTTCCATCAAGCCGGAAATCCTGGTTGCGGTCGGTATCTGTTCCCACCTCGGTTGCTCGCCGAGTTCCAAGTTCCAGCCGGGCGCGCAGCCTTCGCTGCCGGACGATTGGCAAGGCGGCTTCCTGTGCCCGTGCCATGGTTCGACTTTTGACCTGGCCGGCCGCGTGTTCAAGAACAAACCAGCCCCGGACAACCTGCAAGTGCCGCGTCATATGTACCTCAGCGAAACCAAGCTGGTCATCGGTAAAGACGAGAAAGGCGAGGCATAA
- a CDS encoding cytochrome bc complex cytochrome b subunit yields the protein MMAFQEKQLPADAPFSAKALNWIDARFPLSATWKAHVSEYYAPKNFNYWYAFGSLALLVLVIQIVTGIFLVMHYKPEASLAFNSVEYIMRDVPWGWLVRYMHSTGASAFFIVVYLHMLRGLLYGSYRKPRELVWLFGVAIFLCLMGEAFMGYLLPWGQMSYWGAQVIVNLFGAIPFIGPDLSLWIRGDYVVSDATLNRFFSFHVIAIPLVLIGLVVAHIVALHETGSNNPDGIEIKAKTDANGHPLDGIPFHPYYTVHDVFCAAVFLIVFAAIVFFAPEMGGYFLEANNFIPADPLKTPPHIAPVWYFTPFYSILRATTSQFMYALEIGVIAYLVLLLTKSKLSGKVKLGATIVAAVALVGMFVFDAKFWGVVLMGVSVMILGGLPWLDHSPVKSIRYRPSWHKYVYLVFGIAFVILGYLGVLPPTEGRTLVSQVCTFIYFGFFLLMPWWSKMGSFKPVPDRVNFHPH from the coding sequence ATTATGGCATTCCAAGAGAAACAGCTTCCTGCTGACGCGCCGTTCTCCGCCAAGGCGCTGAACTGGATCGATGCACGCTTCCCGCTGTCCGCGACCTGGAAAGCGCACGTATCCGAATACTACGCGCCGAAGAACTTCAACTACTGGTACGCATTCGGTTCGCTCGCACTGCTGGTGCTGGTGATCCAGATCGTCACCGGTATCTTCCTCGTGATGCATTACAAGCCGGAAGCGAGCCTCGCGTTCAATTCGGTTGAGTACATCATGCGCGATGTGCCGTGGGGCTGGTTGGTGCGCTACATGCATTCCACCGGCGCTTCCGCATTCTTCATCGTAGTCTACCTGCACATGCTGCGCGGCCTGCTGTACGGCTCCTATCGCAAACCGCGTGAGCTGGTATGGCTGTTCGGCGTGGCGATTTTCCTGTGCCTGATGGGTGAAGCCTTCATGGGCTACCTGCTCCCGTGGGGCCAGATGTCGTACTGGGGTGCGCAGGTGATCGTGAACCTGTTCGGCGCGATCCCGTTCATCGGCCCGGATCTGTCGCTGTGGATTCGTGGTGACTACGTGGTGTCCGACGCGACGTTGAACCGCTTCTTCTCGTTCCACGTGATCGCCATTCCGCTGGTGCTGATCGGTCTCGTGGTCGCGCATATCGTAGCGCTGCACGAAACCGGTTCCAATAACCCGGACGGCATCGAGATCAAGGCGAAGACCGATGCTAACGGCCATCCGCTCGACGGTATCCCGTTCCACCCGTATTACACGGTACACGACGTGTTTTGCGCCGCGGTGTTCCTGATCGTGTTTGCTGCGATCGTGTTCTTCGCACCGGAAATGGGCGGCTACTTCCTCGAAGCGAACAACTTCATCCCGGCAGACCCGCTGAAGACTCCGCCGCATATCGCCCCGGTCTGGTATTTCACGCCGTTCTACTCGATCCTGCGTGCAACTACTTCGCAGTTCATGTATGCGCTGGAAATCGGCGTGATCGCCTATCTCGTGTTGCTGTTGACGAAGTCTAAGCTGAGCGGCAAGGTGAAGCTGGGGGCAACGATTGTCGCGGCCGTGGCACTGGTCGGCATGTTCGTTTTCGACGCCAAGTTCTGGGGCGTGGTGCTGATGGGCGTTTCCGTAATGATCCTCGGCGGCCTGCCGTGGCTCGATCACTCTCCGGTCAAATCGATTCGCTACCGTCCGAGCTGGCACAAGTATGTCTACCTCGTGTTCGGCATCGCGTTCGTGATCCTCGGTTATCTGGGTGTGTTGCCGCCGACTGAAGGGCGTACCTTGGTATCGCAGGTTTGCACCTTCATCTACTTCGGCTTCTTCCTGCTGATGCCGTGGTGGAGCAAGATGGGCTCCTTCAAGCCAGTGCCTGACCGCGTCAAC